A window of Candidatus Sulfotelmatobacter sp. genomic DNA:
GAACCGTTCGGCGCGCTCGACGAGATCACGCGGGACGGCCTGAACCTGTACCTGCACGAGCTGTGGCGCAGCACCGGGATGACGACCGTCTTCGTGACGCACTCCATCCCCGAGGCCGTCTATCTCTCGACGCGCATCGTCGTCATGTCGCCGCGCCCCGGCCGCATCGTCGAGGTGATCGACAGCGATCTGGGCGACGTGCGCCCGCTGGACATCCGCGACACGGCCGCGTTCACCGCGATCGGCAGCCGGGTGCGTCATGCGCTCCACGCCGGCTCGCCGCACGGGTAGCGCGGTGCGCCGAACGCTGCCGGTACTGGTCGTCGTGCTGGCGCTGCTGGCCGTGTGGTACGCGGCCGCGCTCATCGTCGGGCTGCCGACCGCGCGGGCGCTCGCGCCCCCGCACACCGCGCCGCTCGGCCTGGTCGGCGCAGCGCTGACACTGGACCGTCCGCTGGTTCCGGCCCCGCAGCAAGTCGCGGCGACGCTCGTGGCGGGCATCGCGCAGCCGATCACCTCGCCGCGCAGCCTGATCTACCACGCCGGCGTGACGGCATCGACCGCGGTGGTCGGCTTCCTGCTGGCGTTCGCGGTGGGCATCGCGCTTGCCATCGGCATCGTCAACCTGCGCGTGCTGGATCGCTCGATCATGCCGTGGATCATCGCCAGCCAAACCGTCCCGGCGCTCGCGGTCGCACCGATGGTCGTCGTCGTGCTCGGGAACATGGGCCTGACCGGACTGATTCCCAAGGCGCTGATCGCCGCGTGGCTGAGCTTCTTCCCGATCGTGACCTCGATGGTGGCCGGCCTGCGTTCGCCGGACCGCATCCAGCTCGACTTGCTTCGCACCTACTCCGCCGGCGGCTGGGACGTGTTCCGGCGGCTGCGCTGGCCGGCATCGATGGGGTTCTTGTTTCCCGGCATGAAGGTGGCGGCGACGCTGGCGGTCGTCGGCGCCATCGTGGCCGAGCTGCCGACCGGGGCACAGGCGGGCCTGGGCGCGCGTTTGCTCGGCGCGTCGTACTACGGCCAGACGCTGCAGCTGTGGGCGACG
This region includes:
- a CDS encoding ABC transporter permease encodes the protein MRRTLPVLVVVLALLAVWYAAALIVGLPTARALAPPHTAPLGLVGAALTLDRPLVPAPQQVAATLVAGIAQPITSPRSLIYHAGVTASTAVVGFLLAFAVGIALAIGIVNLRVLDRSIMPWIIASQTVPALAVAPMVVVVLGNMGLTGLIPKALIAAWLSFFPIVTSMVAGLRSPDRIQLDLLRTYSAGGWDVFRRLRWPASMGFLFPGMKVAATLAVVGAIVAELPTGAQAGLGARLLGASYYGQTLQLWATLVMASLLAVVAVAMTDAARAILVRARGGRL